The following DNA comes from Halobacillus litoralis.
TGATCAACTATTACTTTCACTAAATCATCATTATCTTCCGTTTCCCACCATGTTCTTTTCAATCCCATTGGTAAGAATACTTTTTGATACAGAAATTCCGGAAAGGGTCTGCCGTAGATTTCATGTATTAGTTGAGTCATAAGTTTGATGTTCATTCCTCTGTAGGCCCATTTTTCACCAGGATCGAATTCTCTGATGAGCTCCCCTTCTGAAGTTTCATCGAGACCATGTGTGTGAGTTACCATATGTCGTAAGGTGGTATTTCCAAGAATATCTCTGTCTATGTCATGAAAATGGTCACTGGCATAATCATCAAGGCTATGTATTTTTCCTTCATATAAAGCAAATGCGATGCACAATCCTAAGTAACTCTTTCTGGCAGATGCCACATTGAATCTGGAATTTTCATTTATAGGTAGTGGATTGTCCGTATTGGAATGAAACCCGCTATAGTGTTCAAAAACGATCTTATTGTCTTTGATTACAGTGAGTGCAGCTGCAGAGCTATGATTTCTCTCTTTGATATCTTCTACCCATGAAACTATATTTTCGTATGTTGGACTCATCTAAAACCCCATCCTTCTTTCCATAACCTTACAATCACATCTAACTCCTATTACTCTACTTCTGTAGCAGGGTAATCATTTACGATATCTAAAAGTCGCTCAGGCCTCTCTGTTGTTACACATTCAGACAATCTCGCGGCAGCAATAATCGGCGCCCATTTTAATATTTCACCTTTTGAAAGACCACTTTTCTTACAATAGAGATGTAAATACATATCTGCCAAATCCATTGAAAGCTGGGAGTAAAGAAGGTAAGTCCTATATATATCAGCACGTAAATCACCTGCGCTGGCATCCCCCCAATCTATTATTGCCACTTTATCGTCAGACTTGATTAAATTGAATAAATGAAAATCCCCATGACAGAGCCTTTTCTCAAATACCATTGACCCTAACTTATCCAGTAAGGAACTTTTGAGTTCATCACCCAAATAAGGTGCGCTATTTATTTGGCGACTTAATTTTTCAGACATAAGATCAATAGAATCAGCTTCATTCTGATGAACTTTTCGTTGGAGATCAATGGAGATATTCATGTAATATTCTGCTTGTTCCGGATTATCAGAGAGGAGATTCCCAATTGTTTCTCCCTTAATATACTCCATTACAATAGCTTGTTTGTCCTCTTCCAGTTTAATGACATCCAATACCTTTGGAACATAGAGGCCACACGAATAAGCATACTCTTGCCTATTAGCTTCATTCATAGATTCCGTATAAGGTAAATTGTCATTGAATACTTTGATGATCTTGTTTTCAAAAAGATAAACCTTTGCTGTATTTCCTACTGCTAATGGAGCACCTAAATCGCCTAAGTTCATCGGCCACCTCCTAAGCTGTTTGACTAGTTCAAGCAAGTGCATCTCTTTTATAATAAGGCTTTGTTAAAGGTTGTTGATTTTTCATATGAGCGTTATTCAGTAATATGGCAGGCTTCTTGAAGAATCAATTTCGAGATAATCAGGGTTCGTTGCCATGTTGAGCTTCAGGGTTGGTTGGGAAGCTACTCGTCTAGCTCCATCGTCCAGACACTCGCGTCATAAGCAGAATAGCAATGGAATGAAAAGACACATTCCGTTGCTATTCTGCTTATGCCAGTCGTGTCTACCAGGACGATTCTGCATTTGAACACTTTCCTGTGGGGGACCTGGCGAGCTTCCTCGGGCTACCGCCCTGTGGGATCTCGCCTATTTCCTTCTCCCACGGGAGTCTCGCAGCTCCCCCACCAACCCAACTCATGGAGGTGAGAAACGAACCCCCTTACGCAGGAGGATTGTCTTCACTATCCTTGTGGTATAATCGTA
Coding sequences within:
- a CDS encoding aminoglycoside phosphotransferase family protein, which codes for MNLGDLGAPLAVGNTAKVYLFENKIIKVFNDNLPYTESMNEANRQEYAYSCGLYVPKVLDVIKLEEDKQAIVMEYIKGETIGNLLSDNPEQAEYYMNISIDLQRKVHQNEADSIDLMSEKLSRQINSAPYLGDELKSSLLDKLGSMVFEKRLCHGDFHLFNLIKSDDKVAIIDWGDASAGDLRADIYRTYLLYSQLSMDLADMYLHLYCKKSGLSKGEILKWAPIIAAARLSECVTTERPERLLDIVNDYPATEVE